One window from the genome of Trabulsiella odontotermitis encodes:
- the cysD gene encoding sulfate adenylyltransferase subunit CysD: protein MDQKRLTHLRQLEAESIHIIREVAAEFSNPVMLYSIGKDSSVMLHLARKAFYPGTLPFPLLHVDTGWKFREMYEFRDRTAKAYGCELLVHKNPEGVAMGINPFVHGSAKHTDIMKTEGLKQALNKYGFDAAFGGARRDEEKSRAKERIYSFRDRFHRWDPKNQRPELWHNYNGQINKGESIRVFPLSNWTELDIWQYIYLENIDIVPLYLAAERPVLERDGMLMMIDDNRIDLQPGEVIKKRMVRFRTLGCWPLTGAVESEAQTLPEIIEEMLVSTTSERQGRVIDRDQAGSMELKKRQGYF, encoded by the coding sequence ATGGATCAAAAACGACTCACTCATTTGCGGCAACTGGAGGCGGAAAGCATCCATATCATCCGTGAAGTCGCCGCCGAATTTTCGAATCCGGTGATGCTCTATTCCATCGGCAAAGACTCCAGCGTCATGCTGCACCTGGCGCGTAAGGCGTTTTACCCGGGGACGCTGCCGTTCCCGCTGCTGCATGTTGATACCGGCTGGAAATTCCGCGAAATGTATGAGTTCCGTGACCGGACCGCCAAAGCGTACGGTTGTGAACTGCTGGTGCATAAAAACCCGGAAGGGGTGGCGATGGGGATTAACCCGTTTGTCCACGGCAGCGCCAAACACACCGATATCATGAAAACCGAAGGGCTGAAGCAGGCGCTGAACAAATACGGTTTTGACGCTGCGTTCGGCGGCGCGCGTCGCGACGAAGAGAAATCACGGGCGAAAGAGCGCATCTACTCTTTCCGCGACCGTTTCCACCGCTGGGACCCGAAAAACCAGCGCCCGGAGCTGTGGCACAACTACAACGGCCAGATCAACAAAGGCGAAAGCATCCGCGTGTTCCCGCTCTCCAACTGGACCGAGCTGGATATCTGGCAGTACATCTATCTGGAAAATATCGATATTGTTCCGCTGTATCTGGCGGCGGAGCGCCCGGTGCTGGAGCGTGACGGCATGCTGATGATGATCGACGACAACCGTATCGATCTGCAGCCGGGCGAGGTGATCAAAAAACGGATGGTACGTTTCCGTACACTTGGCTGCTGGCCGCTGACTGGCGCGGTGGAATCTGAGGCACAAACGCTGCCGGAGATCATCGAAGAGATGCTGGTTTCCACCACCAGTGAACGGCAGGGGCGCGTTATCGATCGCGATCAGGCAGGCTCGATGGAGCTGAAGAAACGTCAGGGTTATTTCTAA
- the surE gene encoding 5'/3'-nucleotidase SurE produces MRILLSNDDGIHAPGIQTLAKALREFAVVQVVAPDRNRSGASNSLTLESSLRTFTFENGDIAVQMGTPTDCVYLGVNALMRPQPDVVVSGINAGPNLGDDVIYSGTVAAAMEGRHLGYPALAVSLDGHQHYETAAAVTCSILRALSREPLRTGRILNINVPDLPLDQIKGIRVTRCGSRHPADKVIPQQDPRGNTLYWIGPPGEKCDAGPDTDFAAVDEGYVSVTPLHVDLTAHSAHDVVSGWLERVGVDAQW; encoded by the coding sequence ATGCGAATATTGCTGAGTAACGATGACGGGATCCATGCCCCAGGCATTCAGACGCTGGCGAAAGCCCTGCGGGAATTTGCCGTGGTGCAGGTGGTCGCGCCTGATCGTAACCGCAGCGGAGCGTCAAATTCCCTGACGCTGGAATCCTCACTTCGTACGTTTACGTTTGAAAATGGCGACATCGCCGTGCAGATGGGTACGCCGACGGACTGCGTCTATCTTGGCGTCAATGCGCTGATGCGTCCGCAACCGGATGTCGTCGTGTCGGGCATCAACGCCGGGCCGAATCTCGGCGATGACGTCATCTATTCCGGCACTGTCGCGGCGGCAATGGAAGGGCGACATCTCGGTTATCCGGCGCTTGCAGTTTCGCTGGACGGCCATCAGCATTATGAAACCGCGGCGGCGGTGACTTGTTCGATTCTGCGTGCGCTGTCGCGCGAACCGTTGCGCACCGGGCGTATTCTCAATATCAATGTTCCCGACCTCCCGCTTGATCAAATCAAGGGGATCCGCGTGACGCGCTGCGGCAGTCGCCATCCGGCGGACAAAGTCATCCCGCAACAGGATCCGCGCGGAAACACGCTGTACTGGATTGGCCCGCCGGGTGAAAAATGCGACGCGGGGCCGGACACCGACTTTGCTGCGGTGGATGAAGGTTATGTGTCGGTCACGCCGCTGCATGTCGATTTAACCGCACATAGCGCGCATGACGTGGTATCCGGCTGGTTAGAACGCGTGGGAGTCGATGCGCAATGGTAA
- a CDS encoding DUF3561 family protein produces the protein MRDTQNMSLTSTKSLAESEETTWTLPGAVVGFMAWLLALGIPFLIYGSNTLFFLLYTWPFFLALMPVAVLIGVALHSLLDSKLLYSLPVTVLTVMALFGLLFLWLMG, from the coding sequence ATGCGCGATACCCAGAACATGAGCCTCACTTCCACCAAATCGCTTGCTGAAAGTGAGGAAACCACATGGACGCTGCCGGGCGCGGTGGTGGGTTTCATGGCATGGCTGCTGGCGTTGGGTATCCCGTTCCTGATCTACGGCAGTAATACGCTGTTTTTTCTGCTCTACACATGGCCCTTCTTTCTGGCGCTCATGCCTGTCGCCGTATTAATCGGTGTGGCGCTGCACTCACTGCTCGACAGCAAACTGCTCTATAGTCTTCCTGTTACCGTGCTCACGGTGATGGCGCTTTTCGGCCTGCTTTTCCTGTGGTTGATGGGGTGA
- the cysN gene encoding sulfate adenylyltransferase subunit CysN: MNTTIAQQIADEGGVEAYLHAQQHKSLLRFLTCGSVDDGKSTLIGRLLHDTRQIYEDQLSSLHNDSKRHGTQGEKLDLALLVDGLQAEREQGITIDVAYRYFSTEKRKFIIADTPGHEQYTRNMATGASTCDLAILLIDARKGVLDQTRRHSFISTLLGIKHLVVAVNKMDLADFSEARFNDIREEYLTFAQQLPGNLDIRFVPLSALEGDNVASQSENMPWYSGPTLLEVLETVEILRAVESQPMRFPVQYVNRPNLDFRGYAGTLASGTVSVGQRVKVLPSGVESTVARIVTFDGDLPQAQAGEAITLVLKDEIDISRGDLLVEASASLPAVQSASVNVVWMAEQALQPGQSYDIKIAGKKTRARVDSIRYQVDINNLTHSEVDSLPLNGIGLVDLTFDEPLVLDKYQNNPVTGGLIFIDRLSNVTVGAGLVHEPQTEAAVQTSEFSAFELELNALVRKHFPHWGARDLLGGR; this comes from the coding sequence ATGAACACCACCATTGCACAACAAATTGCCGATGAAGGCGGCGTTGAAGCGTATCTGCACGCCCAGCAGCACAAAAGTCTGCTGCGTTTTCTGACCTGCGGCAGCGTCGATGACGGCAAAAGTACGCTGATTGGTCGCCTGCTGCACGATACCCGTCAGATTTATGAAGATCAGCTCTCTTCGCTGCACAATGACAGCAAACGTCACGGTACCCAGGGCGAGAAGCTGGATCTGGCGCTGCTGGTGGATGGCCTGCAGGCGGAACGCGAGCAGGGCATCACCATCGACGTGGCGTATCGCTATTTCTCAACCGAAAAGCGCAAATTTATCATCGCCGATACCCCTGGGCATGAACAGTACACCCGTAATATGGCGACCGGGGCATCTACCTGCGATCTGGCGATCCTGCTGATTGACGCGCGCAAAGGCGTGCTCGACCAGACCCGTCGCCACAGCTTTATTTCCACGTTGCTGGGGATTAAACACCTGGTAGTGGCGGTGAATAAAATGGATCTGGCGGATTTCAGCGAAGCGCGCTTCAACGACATCCGCGAAGAGTATCTGACGTTCGCCCAGCAACTGCCGGGAAACCTCGACATCCGCTTTGTACCACTGTCGGCGCTGGAGGGCGATAACGTCGCCAGCCAGAGTGAGAATATGCCGTGGTACAGCGGCCCGACGTTGCTGGAAGTGCTGGAAACGGTAGAGATCCTGCGTGCGGTGGAAAGCCAGCCGATGCGTTTCCCGGTGCAGTATGTGAACCGGCCAAATCTTGATTTTCGGGGTTATGCCGGGACGCTGGCATCCGGTACCGTCAGCGTCGGGCAGCGGGTCAAAGTCCTGCCGTCTGGCGTGGAATCGACGGTCGCGCGCATTGTTACCTTTGACGGCGACCTGCCACAGGCGCAGGCGGGCGAAGCCATTACCCTGGTGCTGAAAGATGAAATCGATATCAGCCGCGGTGACCTGCTGGTGGAGGCGAGCGCCTCGCTACCGGCTGTGCAGAGCGCCAGTGTGAATGTGGTATGGATGGCCGAACAGGCGCTGCAACCAGGCCAGAGTTATGACATCAAAATCGCCGGCAAGAAAACCCGTGCGCGCGTCGATTCGATTCGGTATCAGGTCGATATTAACAACCTGACTCACAGCGAGGTAGATTCGCTGCCGTTGAACGGTATCGGGCTGGTGGATCTGACCTTCGACGAGCCGCTGGTGCTCGACAAATATCAGAATAACCCGGTGACGGGCGGGCTGATTTTTATCGACAGACTGTCGAACGTCACCGTGGGGGCGGGGCTGGTCCACGAACCGCAGACTGAAGCCGCAGTGCAGACGTCTGAATTCAGTGCTTTTGAACTGGAGCTGAATGCGCTGGTGCGTAAACATTTCCCTCACTGGGGCGCGCGTGATTTGCTGGGAGGCCGGTAA
- a CDS encoding aminopeptidase translates to MFSALRRSLISLTLGACFSFPVPGAASPIGDIANTQARHIATYFPGRMTGTPAEMLSADYLRQQFAQMGYQSDIRTFNSRYIYTAKNNRQNWHNVTGSTVIAAHEGLSRQQIIVMAHLDTYAPRSDADNENNLGGLTLQGMDDNALGLGVMLELAEKLKNTATQYGIRFIATSGEEEGKLGAENLLKRMSAEERKNTLLVINLDNLVVGDKLYFNSGKQTPASVRKLTRDRALAIARSHGINAAMNPGLNPDYPKGTGCCNDAEVFDKAGIPVLSIEATNWTLGKKDGYQQRAKSRTFPNGVSWHDVRLDNQQYIDKALPGRIERRSRDVMRVLLPLMKELAKA, encoded by the coding sequence ATGTTTTCCGCGTTGCGCCGCTCTCTGATTTCACTGACGCTCGGTGCATGTTTTTCTTTTCCGGTGCCGGGCGCTGCGTCGCCCATCGGTGATATCGCGAATACCCAGGCCCGCCATATCGCGACCTATTTTCCTGGTCGTATGACGGGAACGCCCGCCGAAATGTTGTCAGCGGATTATCTGCGCCAGCAGTTCGCACAGATGGGTTACCAGAGCGACATCCGCACCTTCAACAGCCGCTACATTTATACCGCGAAAAACAACCGCCAGAACTGGCATAACGTGACCGGCAGTACGGTGATCGCCGCACATGAAGGCCTGTCCCGTCAGCAAATAATCGTCATGGCGCACCTGGATACCTACGCCCCGCGCAGCGACGCCGACAACGAAAACAATCTCGGTGGCCTGACACTACAGGGCATGGACGACAACGCGCTGGGGCTTGGCGTCATGCTCGAACTGGCGGAAAAACTGAAAAACACCGCCACGCAATATGGCATTCGTTTTATCGCCACCAGCGGTGAAGAAGAAGGCAAACTCGGCGCCGAAAACCTGCTCAAACGCATGAGCGCGGAAGAGCGGAAAAACACGCTACTGGTGATTAACCTCGATAACCTCGTGGTGGGCGACAAACTCTATTTCAACAGCGGCAAACAGACGCCTGCCTCGGTGCGCAAATTAACCCGTGACCGGGCGCTGGCCATCGCCCGCAGTCACGGTATTAACGCCGCGATGAATCCCGGCCTGAACCCGGATTATCCCAAAGGCACAGGTTGCTGCAACGACGCCGAGGTGTTTGATAAGGCCGGTATTCCGGTACTTTCCATCGAAGCGACTAACTGGACGTTAGGAAAGAAAGACGGCTACCAGCAACGCGCGAAATCCCGCACGTTCCCGAACGGTGTGAGCTGGCATGATGTGCGTCTGGATAACCAACAGTATATCGATAAGGCGCTGCCGGGGCGCATTGAACGCCGCAGCCGCGACGTGATGCGGGTACTCTTGCCGCTGATGAAAGAGCTGGCGAAAGCATAA
- the truD gene encoding tRNA pseudouridine(13) synthase TruD: MIAFDDLTYLHGQPQGQGLLKASPEDFLVVEDLGFEPDGEGEHILVRILKNGCNTRFVADALAKFLKIHAREVSFAGQKDKHAVTEQWLCARVPGKEMPDLSKFALEGCQVLEYARHKRKLRPGALKGNYFTLILREVSHRDDVDARLQAIAARGVPNYFGAQRFGIGGSNLHGALRWAENGGPVRDRNKRSFWLSAARSALFNQIVSDKLKKTDFNQVVDGDALQLAGRGSWFVATEDERGELQTRVDNRELMITAALPGSGDWGTQRAALAFEENTLAQETLLQSLLVREKVEAARRAVLLYPQQLSWNWWDDVTVELRFWLPAGSFATSVVRELIKTTGDYANIAE; encoded by the coding sequence ATGATTGCGTTTGACGACCTGACTTACCTGCACGGTCAACCGCAGGGGCAGGGCCTGCTGAAAGCCAGCCCGGAAGATTTTCTGGTGGTGGAAGATTTAGGGTTTGAGCCGGACGGCGAGGGTGAGCATATTCTCGTGCGGATCCTCAAAAACGGTTGTAACACCCGTTTTGTCGCCGATGCGCTGGCGAAATTCCTCAAGATACACGCTCGAGAAGTCAGCTTCGCCGGGCAAAAAGACAAACATGCGGTCACCGAGCAATGGCTCTGCGCCCGTGTGCCCGGCAAAGAGATGCCGGATCTCAGCAAATTCGCGCTGGAAGGCTGCCAGGTGCTGGAATATGCCCGTCATAAACGCAAGCTGCGACCGGGCGCGCTGAAAGGGAATTATTTCACGCTTATTCTGCGTGAAGTGTCGCACCGCGATGACGTGGACGCACGTCTGCAGGCCATCGCGGCGCGTGGCGTCCCGAACTATTTCGGCGCACAGCGCTTTGGTATCGGCGGTAGTAATCTGCACGGTGCGCTGCGCTGGGCGGAAAACGGCGGGCCGGTGCGCGATCGCAACAAACGCAGTTTTTGGCTCTCTGCGGCGCGGAGTGCCTTGTTTAATCAGATTGTCAGCGATAAATTAAAAAAAACAGACTTTAATCAAGTTGTTGACGGCGATGCGCTACAATTAGCGGGGCGTGGCAGCTGGTTTGTGGCGACGGAAGACGAGCGCGGCGAATTACAGACGCGCGTCGATAACCGGGAGCTGATGATCACCGCAGCATTGCCCGGCAGTGGCGACTGGGGAACCCAGCGTGCTGCGCTGGCCTTCGAAGAAAATACGCTGGCGCAGGAGACGCTGTTACAGTCGCTGCTGGTGCGGGAAAAGGTCGAGGCGGCGCGCCGTGCGGTGCTGCTTTATCCGCAACAGCTAAGCTGGAACTGGTGGGATGATGTGACCGTTGAGCTACGTTTCTGGCTACCTGCGGGCAGTTTTGCCACCAGCGTGGTAAGGGAACTGATCAAGACAACAGGTGATTATGCGAATATTGCTGAGTAA
- the cysC gene encoding adenylyl-sulfate kinase, with protein MAQHDENVVWHPHPVTREQREQRHGHRGVVLWFTGLSGSGKSTVAGALEEALHELGVSTYLLDGDNVRHGLCRDLGFSDADRKENIRRVSEVAKLMVDAGLVVLTAFISPHRAERQMARELIGDGRFYEVHVDTPLAICEARDPKGLYKKARAGELRNFTGIDSAYESPEAPEIHLKGEQLVTNLVNQLLDLLRRDDIIRS; from the coding sequence ATGGCGCAGCATGACGAAAACGTCGTCTGGCACCCCCATCCGGTTACCCGGGAACAGCGCGAACAACGTCACGGTCACCGTGGCGTTGTACTGTGGTTTACCGGGCTTTCCGGCTCAGGAAAGTCCACTGTCGCCGGCGCGCTGGAAGAGGCGTTGCATGAGCTTGGCGTGAGCACTTACTTGCTGGATGGCGACAACGTGCGTCATGGGTTGTGTCGCGATTTAGGTTTCAGCGATGCCGATCGCAAAGAGAACATTCGTCGCGTCAGTGAAGTGGCGAAACTGATGGTCGATGCCGGGCTGGTGGTATTGACGGCGTTTATCTCTCCGCACCGTGCGGAGCGGCAAATGGCGCGTGAGTTGATCGGCGACGGGCGCTTTTATGAAGTCCATGTCGACACGCCACTGGCGATTTGCGAAGCCCGCGATCCTAAGGGACTGTATAAAAAGGCACGCGCCGGTGAACTGCGGAATTTCACCGGTATTGATTCAGCGTACGAATCTCCCGAAGCGCCTGAGATCCACCTTAAGGGCGAACAATTGGTAACAAATTTGGTTAACCAATTATTAGATCTCCTCAGGCGGGACGATATCATCAGATCCTAA
- the ispF gene encoding 2-C-methyl-D-erythritol 2,4-cyclodiphosphate synthase: MRIGHGFDVHAFGGEGPIIIGGVRIPYEKGLLAHSDGDVALHALTDALLGAAALGDIGKLFPDTDPAFKGADSRALLREAWRRIQAKGYTLGNVDVTIIAQAPKMLPHIPQMRVFIAEDLGCHMDDVNVKATTTEKLGFTGRGEGIACEAVALLHKVNP; this comes from the coding sequence ATGCGAATTGGACACGGTTTTGACGTGCATGCCTTTGGCGGCGAAGGCCCCATTATCATTGGCGGCGTACGTATCCCTTACGAAAAGGGGCTGTTGGCTCATTCTGATGGCGATGTCGCGCTGCATGCCCTGACCGATGCTCTGCTGGGCGCGGCGGCGCTGGGCGATATCGGCAAGCTTTTCCCGGATACCGATCCGGCCTTCAAAGGCGCTGACAGCCGCGCGTTGCTGCGCGAAGCCTGGCGTCGCATTCAGGCCAAAGGCTACACGCTCGGCAACGTCGACGTCACCATCATTGCGCAGGCGCCAAAAATGCTGCCGCACATTCCGCAAATGCGGGTGTTCATCGCCGAAGATCTCGGCTGCCATATGGATGACGTCAACGTGAAAGCAACCACCACAGAAAAACTGGGTTTCACCGGCCGTGGCGAAGGGATTGCCTGTGAAGCGGTGGCATTGCTGCACAAGGTCAACCCATGA
- the nlpD gene encoding murein hydrolase activator NlpD, whose amino-acid sequence MSAGSPKFTLSRIAALSLVSVWLAGCTSSNNAPAPVSSVGGNAASGTNSGMLITPPPKMGNSTAQPSQPQIQSAQPMQTQPVQTQTMSQPVQTNAEGHIVYNRKYGDIPKGSYSGGSTYTVKRGDTLFYIAWITGNDFRDLAQRNNISAPYGLNVGQTLQIGNAAGQPITGNNPVAQASVQASSGSQGLTSKPAQNSGAVVASKPTITYSEDSGEQSANKMLPNNKPATPVTAPVTAPVASTTEPTASSMSTSSPISSWRWPTDGNIIEKFSDNGNKGIDIAGSKGQAIAATADGRVVYAGNALRGYGNLIIIKHNDDYLSAYAHNDTMLVREQQEVKAGQKIATMGSTGTSSTRLHFEIRYKGKSVNPLQYLPQR is encoded by the coding sequence ATGAGCGCGGGAAGCCCAAAATTTACCTTAAGCCGTATTGCGGCGCTATCGCTGGTCTCCGTCTGGCTTGCAGGTTGTACGAGTTCGAATAACGCACCAGCCCCAGTGAGCTCGGTGGGCGGAAATGCCGCTTCCGGCACCAATTCCGGCATGTTGATCACCCCACCGCCGAAGATGGGGAATTCGACGGCGCAACCGTCACAGCCGCAAATTCAGTCTGCACAGCCGATGCAGACGCAGCCTGTACAGACACAAACGATGTCGCAGCCGGTACAAACCAACGCGGAAGGTCATATCGTTTATAACCGTAAATACGGCGACATTCCTAAAGGCAGTTACTCGGGCGGCAGCACCTATACCGTGAAGCGCGGCGATACCCTGTTTTATATCGCCTGGATCACCGGCAACGATTTCCGCGATCTTGCACAACGTAACAACATTTCTGCACCTTACGGTTTGAATGTAGGCCAGACGTTACAGATCGGAAACGCAGCTGGACAGCCCATCACAGGTAACAATCCTGTTGCGCAAGCAAGCGTACAGGCCAGTAGCGGTTCGCAGGGCCTTACCTCAAAACCTGCACAAAATTCCGGCGCGGTGGTTGCTTCTAAACCAACAATTACGTATTCTGAGGATTCAGGTGAACAAAGTGCTAACAAAATGTTGCCCAACAATAAGCCTGCGACCCCGGTCACAGCGCCTGTTACGGCACCAGTTGCAAGCACAACCGAACCGACTGCAAGCAGTATGTCTACCAGTTCGCCGATTTCTTCATGGCGCTGGCCGACTGATGGCAACATTATCGAGAAATTCTCTGACAACGGGAATAAAGGTATCGATATCGCAGGCAGTAAGGGACAGGCTATCGCCGCGACCGCAGATGGGCGCGTCGTCTATGCCGGTAACGCACTGCGCGGTTACGGTAATCTTATTATCATCAAACATAACGATGATTACCTGAGCGCCTACGCCCATAACGACACTATGCTGGTCCGGGAACAACAAGAAGTTAAGGCGGGGCAGAAAATCGCTACCATGGGTAGCACCGGAACCAGTTCAACACGCTTGCATTTTGAAATTCGTTACAAGGGGAAATCCGTAAACCCGCTGCAGTATTTGCCGCAGCGATAA
- the ftsB gene encoding cell division protein FtsB, which produces MGKLTLLLLALLVWLQYSLWFGKNGIHDYSRVSEDVAAQQATNAKLKARNDQLFAEIDDLNGGQEAIEERARNELSMTRPGETFYRLVPDASKRNQASGQNNR; this is translated from the coding sequence ATGGGTAAACTAACGCTGCTATTGCTGGCTTTGCTGGTCTGGCTACAATATTCGCTGTGGTTCGGCAAGAATGGTATTCATGACTACAGCCGGGTCAGCGAAGATGTCGCCGCACAGCAGGCGACGAACGCCAAACTCAAAGCGCGAAACGATCAGCTTTTCGCCGAAATTGACGATCTCAATGGCGGTCAGGAAGCGATCGAGGAACGCGCACGCAATGAACTTAGCATGACCCGCCCGGGCGAAACGTTCTATCGTCTGGTTCCGGATGCGTCAAAACGCAATCAGGCTTCAGGGCAGAATAATCGATAG
- the ispD gene encoding 2-C-methyl-D-erythritol 4-phosphate cytidylyltransferase: MAATIPGVCAVVPAAGFGRRMQTECPKQYLSIGNKTILEHAVDALLANARVQRVIIAVSAGDDRFQSLPLASHPQITVVEGGAERADSVLAGLNAATGAEWVLVHDAARPCLHQDDLKRLLALSETSRVGGILAAPVRDTMKRAEPGATAIAHTVDRNDLWHALTPQFFPRELLIDCLTRALNDGATITDEASALEYCGFHPELVAGRADNIKVTRPEDLALAEFYLTRSDYQEKA, translated from the coding sequence ATGGCAGCAACTATTCCGGGCGTTTGCGCCGTGGTCCCGGCAGCCGGATTTGGCCGCCGCATGCAAACGGAATGCCCAAAACAATATCTCTCAATCGGTAACAAAACGATTCTCGAACACGCGGTGGACGCGCTGCTGGCAAATGCCCGCGTTCAGCGCGTGATCATCGCCGTCAGCGCAGGCGATGACCGTTTTCAGTCATTACCGCTGGCCTCGCATCCGCAGATTACCGTTGTCGAAGGCGGCGCCGAACGTGCCGATTCCGTCCTTGCCGGGCTGAACGCCGCCACAGGCGCCGAATGGGTGCTGGTACACGACGCTGCACGCCCTTGTCTGCATCAGGACGATCTCAAGCGTTTGCTGGCGCTCAGCGAAACCAGCCGCGTGGGCGGCATTCTGGCCGCGCCGGTACGCGACACCATGAAACGCGCCGAACCTGGTGCCACCGCCATTGCCCATACCGTCGACAGAAACGATCTCTGGCACGCGCTGACCCCGCAGTTTTTCCCCCGCGAATTATTAATTGATTGCCTGACCCGCGCACTCAACGATGGCGCGACCATCACGGATGAAGCGTCCGCACTGGAGTATTGCGGCTTCCATCCTGAGCTGGTGGCGGGTCGCGCTGATAATATTAAAGTCACGCGCCCGGAAGACCTGGCGCTGGCGGAATTTTACCTCACCCGATCTGACTATCAGGAGAAGGCGTAA
- the cysH gene encoding phosphoadenosine phosphosulfate reductase, which translates to MAILDLQALNDLPKVERVLALAETNGQLEKLSAEERVAWALENLPGDYVLSSSFGIQAAVSLHLVNQIRPDIPVILTDTGYLFPETYQFIDELTEKLSLNLKVYRAETSPAWQEARYGKLWEQGVEGIEKYNDINKVEPMNRALRELNAQTWFAGLRREQSGSRATLPVLAIQRGVFKVLPIIDWDNRTVYQYLQKHGLKYHPLWDQGYLSVGDTHTTRKWEPGMAEEETRFFGLKRECGLHEG; encoded by the coding sequence ATGGCGATTCTCGATCTACAGGCTCTCAACGACTTGCCGAAAGTTGAGCGTGTGCTGGCGCTGGCGGAAACCAACGGGCAGCTGGAAAAACTGAGCGCGGAAGAGCGCGTCGCCTGGGCGCTGGAAAACCTGCCCGGCGACTATGTGCTCTCTTCCAGCTTTGGTATTCAGGCGGCGGTGAGCCTGCATCTGGTGAATCAGATCCGCCCGGATATCCCGGTGATCCTCACCGATACCGGCTATCTGTTCCCGGAAACCTATCAGTTCATTGATGAGCTGACGGAGAAGCTCAGCCTGAATCTGAAAGTCTATCGCGCCGAAACCAGCCCGGCCTGGCAGGAAGCGCGCTACGGCAAGCTGTGGGAGCAGGGCGTCGAAGGGATTGAGAAGTACAACGACATCAATAAGGTCGAGCCGATGAACCGGGCGCTGCGCGAATTGAATGCGCAAACCTGGTTTGCCGGGTTGCGCCGCGAACAGTCCGGCAGCCGGGCGACATTGCCGGTGCTCGCCATTCAGCGTGGCGTGTTCAAAGTATTGCCGATTATCGACTGGGATAACCGCACGGTGTACCAGTATCTGCAAAAACACGGCCTGAAATATCATCCGCTATGGGATCAGGGCTATTTGTCGGTGGGCGATACTCACACCACACGCAAATGGGAACCAGGCATGGCGGAAGAAGAGACGCGTTTCTTTGGCCTGAAACGCGAGTGCGGATTGCACGAAGGGTAA
- a CDS encoding protein-L-isoaspartate(D-aspartate) O-methyltransferase → MVSKRVQSLLDQLRTQGIHDEHVLEAIAQVPREKFIDEAFEHKAWENVALPIGQGQTISQPYMVARMTELLELTEASRVLEIGTGSGYQTAILAHLVHHVCSVERIKGLQWQARRRLKQLDLHNVSTRHGDGWQGWQARAPFDAIIVTAAPPEIPAALMSQLDEGGILVLPVGDEHQWLKRVRRRGSEFIIDTVEAVRFVPLVKGELA, encoded by the coding sequence ATGGTAAGCAAACGCGTACAAAGCCTTCTTGATCAACTACGTACTCAGGGTATTCATGATGAGCACGTACTTGAAGCGATAGCTCAGGTACCGCGTGAAAAATTCATTGATGAGGCGTTTGAACACAAAGCGTGGGAGAACGTCGCATTGCCAATAGGTCAAGGGCAAACCATTTCGCAGCCGTATATGGTTGCGCGAATGACGGAGCTTCTTGAACTCACTGAGGCGTCACGGGTGCTGGAGATCGGCACCGGATCCGGATATCAGACGGCAATTCTGGCACATTTAGTCCATCATGTTTGTTCGGTGGAACGTATAAAAGGTCTGCAATGGCAGGCGCGCCGTCGTCTCAAGCAACTGGATTTACACAATGTTTCTACCCGCCACGGCGATGGCTGGCAGGGATGGCAGGCGCGTGCGCCATTTGACGCCATCATTGTCACAGCCGCACCGCCGGAAATTCCGGCTGCGCTGATGTCGCAACTGGACGAAGGCGGCATTCTCGTTTTGCCTGTCGGCGACGAACACCAGTGGTTAAAACGGGTTCGTCGGCGGGGCAGCGAATTTATTATCGATACCGTGGAAGCCGTCCGCTTTGTGCCTTTGGTCAAAGGGGAACTGGCGTAA